In the genome of Eriocheir sinensis breed Jianghai 21 chromosome 44, ASM2467909v1, whole genome shotgun sequence, one region contains:
- the LOC126980420 gene encoding protein UXT-like: MAGPEKIEKYEQLLNNVLRENLRIVLEERDKLYEDIAAHSQLKQTINCIIEAPNSEGLRTQVDLGSNFYVQAHVPDPSRIYVNIGLGFHLELTLQEALSFIDKKLAILNEKVAESTKKSAKIKGQIRFVYEGIRELQQLNERTAAP; this comes from the exons ATGGCTGGTCCAGAGAAGATTGAGAAGTATGAACAACTCTTGAACAATGTCTTGAGAGAAAACTTAAG AATCGTCttagaggagagagataagttgTATGAGGACATAGCAGCACACTCGCAGCTGAAGCAGACAATTAACTGCATCATTGAGGCTCCGAACAGTGAGGGACTTCGCACCCAGGTGGATCTGGGCTCAAACTTTTATGTTCAGGCTCATGT GCCAGATCCTTCACGCATCTATGTGAACATTGGTCTGGGTTTCCACCTAGAGCTTACCCTCCAGGAAGCTCTTTCATTCATTGACAAGAAGCTTGCCATATTGAATGAAAAGGTGGCAGAGTCAACGAAAAAGTCGGCTAAAATCAAGGGACAGATTAGATTTGTGTATGAAGGAATCAGGGAGCTGCAACAGTTGAATGAGAGAACAGCTGCTCCATAA
- the LOC126980419 gene encoding beta-1,4-galactosyltransferase 4-like yields the protein MDAPKIAVVYAHDIQYPKVWLKSVLFCLVLWLAPYLCGKYTDLSFPYIAKEDIVQELVGSVGVPEDGVPWCPVVSPRLQGKNSLLNSDVQALSEEEIVKENNIQEGGTWKPQECQSRYQVAIIVPFRNRSENLQQFLSYMHPFLTRQQLNYRIVVVEQTDAAAFNRAKLFNIGFVETLKLDLADCFIFHDVDLLPLNDYNTYACTHHPRHMYSAVDTFRYNLPYRNIFGGAIAMQRVHFQKVNGFSNKFYGWGAEDDDMYNRISDVGLTFIRFDPEVATYIMLSHCSSRPEQTNNPDQHLKVKQGDEPSAEQDGLSNLSYQVVNHQTKRLYTWLLVSC from the exons ATGGATGCCCCCAAAATTGCTGTTGTTTATGCCCATGATATCCAATACCCTAAGGTTTGGCTGAAATCAGTCCTTTTCTGTCTAGTTCTTTGGTTAGCTCCTTACTTATGTGGAAAGTATACAGACCTATCCTTCCCCTACATTGCCAAGGAGGATATTGTGCAGGAATTAGTGGGTAGCGTGGGTGTCCCAGAGGATGGGGTTCCATGGTGTCCTGTGGTGTCTCCTCGCTTACAAGGGAAAAACAGTTTGCTCAATAGTGACGTTCAGGCTCTCTCGGAGGAGGAGATTGTGAAGGAAAACAACATCCAGGAAGGTGGGACATGGAAGCCCCAGGAGTGCCAGTCAAGATATCAA GTAGCAATAATAGTTCCTTTTCGCAATAGAAGTGAAAACCTCCAGCAGTTCCTGTCTTATATGCATCCCTTTCTCACTAGACAACAGCTGAACTACAG GATTGTAGTTGTTGAACAGACAGATGCAGCAGCTTTCAACCGTGCCAAGCTATTCAACATAGGCTTTGTGGAGACCCTCAAGCTTGACCTAGCAGACTGCTTTATCTTTCATGACGTTGACCTCCTCCCCCTGAACGACTACAACACCTACGCCTGCACCCACCACCCCAGGCACATGTACTCAGCTGTCGACACCTTCAG ATACAACCTCCCTTACCGTAACATATTTGGAGGGGCAATAGCCATGCAGCGTGTCCACTTCCAGAAAGTGAATGGCTTTAGTAACAAGTTCTATGGCTGGGGAGCAGAGGATGATGATATGTACAACAGGATCAGTGACGTGGGGCTGACATTCATTCGCTTTGATCCTGAAGTAGCCACTTACATCATGCTGTCTCACTGCTCCAGCAGACCTGAGCAGACAAACAACCCAGATCAGCACCTCAAAGTCAAGCAGGGGGATGAGCCCTCCGCGGAGCAAGACGGGCTGTCCAACCTCTCATACCAGGTAGTGAATCACCAGACAAAAAGACTCTACACTTGGCTGCTGGTGTCTTGCTGA